Proteins encoded within one genomic window of Halorussus salilacus:
- a CDS encoding universal stress protein: MYRILAAIGDDEERALEQARTITGLPGVGPEVSVTLFHDFTDNPEGASVHQVAAVRRAAEHLEDEGVEVGYAESSGAPAEAILETAADIDADLLCLAPRGRSPTGKALFGSVTQQVLLEATRPALVLGAGREKPGSD, from the coding sequence ATGTACAGGATACTCGCCGCCATCGGCGACGACGAGGAGCGCGCGCTCGAACAGGCCCGAACCATAACCGGCCTGCCGGGCGTCGGCCCCGAGGTGTCGGTCACGCTGTTCCACGACTTCACCGACAATCCGGAAGGGGCCTCGGTTCATCAAGTGGCCGCGGTCCGCCGGGCGGCCGAACACCTCGAAGACGAGGGCGTCGAAGTCGGCTACGCGGAGTCGAGCGGCGCGCCAGCCGAGGCCATCCTCGAAACCGCCGCCGACATCGACGCCGACCTGCTGTGTCTCGCGCCGCGGGGCCGGTCGCCGACCGGCAAGGCGTTGTTCGGTAGCGTGACCCAGCAGGTGCTCCTGGAGGCGACCCGGCCCGCGCTGGTCCTCGGTGC